One part of the Bradyrhizobium sp. CB1650 genome encodes these proteins:
- a CDS encoding MBL fold metallo-hydrolase, protein MSDNDDVPFNRNFPLKPGIVEEVRAGVRRVLCDNPSPFTFTGTVSYIVGTGNVAIIDPGPDSEAHAAALLDAVRGETVSHILVTHTHRDHSPNTARIKQATGATVYAEGPHRASRPRFESEKHNPESGADRDFVPDVRIAHGDVIEGAGWRLEAVATPGHTANHLAFAWPERKFNFVGDHVMGWSTSIVAPPDGSMIDYMDSLERLAGREEDLYFSGHGPEIPDGPRFVRFLIRHRKAREASILHRLAKGEADIPTMVRAIYIGIDPRLTTAAGYSVLAHLEDLVARGVVATDGDPVITGTYRMAG, encoded by the coding sequence ATGTCCGACAACGACGACGTCCCGTTCAACCGCAACTTTCCGCTGAAGCCCGGAATCGTCGAGGAAGTGCGTGCGGGCGTGCGGCGCGTGCTCTGCGACAATCCGAGCCCGTTCACCTTCACCGGCACGGTCAGTTACATCGTCGGCACCGGCAACGTCGCGATCATCGATCCCGGTCCGGACAGTGAGGCCCATGCGGCCGCGCTGCTCGATGCCGTGCGCGGCGAGACCGTGAGCCATATCCTCGTCACCCACACCCACCGCGACCACTCGCCGAACACGGCGCGGATCAAGCAGGCGACCGGCGCCACCGTCTATGCCGAGGGTCCGCACCGCGCCTCGCGGCCGCGCTTCGAGAGCGAGAAGCATAATCCGGAGTCCGGCGCCGACCGCGATTTCGTGCCCGATGTCAGGATCGCCCATGGCGACGTCATCGAAGGCGCGGGCTGGCGGCTCGAGGCGGTGGCGACGCCCGGCCATACCGCGAACCACCTTGCGTTTGCCTGGCCCGAACGAAAATTCAACTTCGTCGGCGATCACGTCATGGGCTGGTCGACCTCGATCGTGGCGCCGCCCGACGGCTCGATGATCGACTACATGGACTCACTCGAACGGCTCGCCGGCCGCGAGGAGGATCTCTATTTCTCCGGCCATGGGCCCGAGATTCCGGACGGGCCGCGTTTCGTGCGGTTCCTGATCCGCCACCGCAAGGCGCGCGAGGCGTCGATCCTGCATCGCCTCGCCAAGGGCGAGGCCGATATCCCGACCATGGTGCGGGCGATCTATATCGGCATCGATCCGAGGCTGACGACGGCCGCCGGCTATTCCGTGCTGGCGCATCTGGAGGACCTGGTCGCGCGCGGCGTGGTGGCGACTGACGGCGATCCCGTGATTACGGGTACGTATCGGATGGCG